The following are encoded in a window of Kitasatospora fiedleri genomic DNA:
- the aceA gene encoding isocitrate lyase translates to MTQSVRQQQEHQAAALEARWASDSRWAGIERTYTAEDVVRLSGSVREEHTLARRGAERLWRLLHERDYVHALGALTGGQAVQMVKGGLEAVYLSGWQVAADANQAGQTYPDQSLYPANSVPQVVRRINNALLRADQIDAAEGNDGPDWLVPIVADAEAGFGGPLNTFELTKAMIAAGAAGVHYEDQLASEKKCGHLGGKVLVPTAQHVRTLNAARLAADIADVPTLVVARTDALAANLLTSDVDERDARFCTGERTAEGFYRVEPGMAPVISRGLAFAPYADLLWVETGTPDLAQAREFAEAVKAQYPDKMLAYNCSPSFNWKAALDDDQIAKFQRELGAMGYRFQFITLAGFHALNHSMFQLARGYAEHGMTAYVELQEAEFAAAPAGYTAVKHQREVGTGYFDLVSTALNPNAETLALTGSTEAEQFH, encoded by the coding sequence ATGACCCAGTCGGTTCGACAGCAGCAGGAGCACCAGGCAGCCGCGCTCGAAGCCCGGTGGGCGTCCGATTCCCGCTGGGCGGGCATCGAGCGCACGTACACCGCCGAGGACGTGGTGCGCCTGTCGGGTTCGGTGCGCGAGGAGCACACCCTGGCGCGCCGCGGCGCGGAGCGGCTGTGGCGGCTGCTGCACGAGCGCGACTATGTCCACGCCTTGGGCGCCCTGACCGGCGGTCAGGCCGTGCAGATGGTCAAGGGCGGGCTGGAGGCGGTCTACCTGTCGGGCTGGCAGGTCGCGGCGGACGCCAACCAGGCCGGGCAGACGTACCCGGACCAGAGCCTGTACCCGGCGAACTCGGTGCCGCAGGTGGTGCGCCGGATCAACAACGCGCTGCTGCGCGCCGACCAGATCGACGCCGCCGAGGGCAACGACGGCCCGGACTGGCTGGTGCCGATCGTGGCGGACGCGGAGGCCGGGTTCGGCGGCCCGCTGAACACCTTCGAGCTGACCAAGGCGATGATCGCGGCCGGTGCGGCGGGCGTCCACTACGAGGACCAACTGGCGTCCGAGAAGAAGTGCGGCCACCTGGGCGGCAAGGTCCTCGTCCCCACCGCCCAGCACGTCCGCACTCTCAACGCCGCCCGGCTGGCCGCCGACATCGCCGACGTGCCGACCCTGGTCGTGGCGCGCACCGACGCGCTGGCCGCCAACCTGCTGACCAGCGACGTGGACGAGCGCGACGCCCGGTTCTGCACCGGCGAGCGCACCGCCGAGGGCTTCTACCGGGTCGAGCCCGGCATGGCGCCGGTGATCTCGCGCGGCCTGGCCTTCGCCCCGTACGCGGACCTGCTGTGGGTGGAGACCGGCACGCCGGACCTCGCCCAGGCCCGGGAGTTCGCGGAAGCGGTCAAGGCGCAGTACCCGGACAAGATGCTGGCGTACAACTGCTCGCCGTCGTTCAACTGGAAGGCCGCGCTGGACGACGACCAGATCGCCAAGTTCCAGCGGGAGCTGGGCGCGATGGGCTACCGCTTCCAGTTCATCACCCTGGCCGGCTTCCACGCCCTGAACCACTCGATGTTCCAACTGGCGCGCGGCTACGCCGAGCACGGCATGACCGCCTACGTCGAGCTGCAAGAGGCCGAGTTCGCGGCCGCCCCCGCCGGCTACACGGCGGTCAAGCACCAGCGCGAGGTCGGCACCGGCTACTTCGACCTGGTCTCCACCGCGCTCAACCCGAACGCCGAGACCCTGGCGCTGACCGGCTCCACCGAGGCCGAGCAGTTCCACTGA
- the aceB gene encoding malate synthase A: MSPTSRTETTAGTSVEVLGAYEDRFEEVLTPAALEFVGRLHEVFADRRAELLAERARRAAELADGGTLDFRPETAAVRADDSWRVAGAGPGLTDRRVEITGPPERRMAVNALNSGAKVWLADFEDATTPTWHNLVTGQLNLIDAIERRIDDTTPEGKRYRIGDDPATVVVRPRGWHLEEHHLLIDGRPAVGALVDFGLYLFHCGQRQIDRGRGPYFYLPKLENHLEARLWNDVFAFAQAALGIPYGTIRATVLIETITAAFEMDEILYELRDHAAGLNAGRWDYLFSMIKNFAQAGPRFVLPDRATLTMTQPFLRAYTDLLVRTCHRRGAHAIGGMAAAVPQRDRAANEAALTRVRIDKEREAGDGFDGSWVAHPALVDTCRTAFDAVLGERPHQLDRAREDVQVTAADLLSVHRLTAGLPTEQGLHANVSVALRYLTAWLGGAGAVAVFGLMEDVATAEIARCQLWQWQHHRTRLIGGSLATPDAVRRLVDRERAVLIAEGADPGRLDDAVRILEETALGAELPAFLTTAAYARHLVRTTVPVGTGPDGAVA; this comes from the coding sequence ATGAGCCCGACCAGCCGCACCGAGACCACCGCCGGAACCAGTGTCGAGGTGCTCGGCGCGTACGAGGACCGCTTCGAGGAGGTGCTCACCCCGGCCGCTCTGGAGTTCGTGGGCCGCCTGCACGAGGTCTTCGCCGACCGCCGCGCCGAACTACTCGCCGAACGGGCCCGCCGTGCGGCGGAATTGGCCGACGGCGGCACACTGGACTTCCGACCGGAGACCGCCGCCGTCCGGGCCGACGACAGTTGGCGGGTCGCTGGAGCCGGCCCCGGACTGACCGACCGCCGGGTGGAGATCACCGGCCCGCCCGAGCGCCGGATGGCCGTCAACGCGCTCAACTCCGGCGCGAAGGTGTGGCTGGCGGACTTCGAGGACGCCACCACCCCCACCTGGCACAACCTGGTCACCGGCCAACTCAACCTGATCGACGCGATCGAACGCCGGATCGACGACACCACCCCGGAGGGCAAGCGCTACCGGATCGGCGACGACCCGGCCACCGTCGTGGTCCGCCCGCGCGGCTGGCACCTGGAGGAGCACCACCTGCTGATCGACGGCCGGCCCGCCGTCGGTGCGCTGGTCGACTTCGGGCTGTACCTCTTCCACTGCGGGCAGCGGCAGATCGACCGCGGCCGGGGCCCGTACTTCTACCTGCCGAAGCTGGAAAACCACCTGGAAGCGCGGCTGTGGAACGACGTGTTCGCCTTCGCCCAGGCCGCCCTCGGCATCCCGTACGGGACGATCCGCGCCACCGTGCTGATCGAGACCATCACCGCCGCCTTCGAGATGGACGAGATCCTCTACGAACTGCGCGACCACGCCGCCGGGTTGAACGCCGGCCGGTGGGACTACCTGTTCTCGATGATCAAGAACTTCGCGCAGGCCGGGCCCCGGTTCGTGCTGCCCGACCGGGCCACCCTGACCATGACGCAGCCCTTCCTGCGCGCCTACACCGACCTGCTGGTGCGCACCTGCCACCGGCGCGGCGCGCACGCCATCGGCGGCATGGCCGCGGCTGTCCCGCAACGCGACCGGGCCGCCAACGAAGCCGCGCTGACCCGGGTCCGGATCGACAAGGAGCGGGAGGCCGGGGACGGCTTCGACGGCTCCTGGGTCGCGCACCCCGCCCTGGTCGACACCTGCCGCACCGCCTTCGACGCCGTCCTGGGCGAGCGCCCGCACCAGCTCGACCGCGCCCGCGAGGACGTCCAGGTCACCGCCGCCGACCTGCTCTCCGTCCACCGGCTCACCGCCGGACTGCCGACAGAGCAGGGCCTGCACGCCAACGTCTCCGTCGCGCTGCGCTACCTGACGGCCTGGCTCGGAGGAGCTGGCGCGGTCGCGGTGTTCGGCCTGATGGAGGATGTCGCCACCGCCGAGATCGCCCGCTGCCAGCTCTGGCAGTGGCAGCACCACCGTACCCGTCTCATCGGCGGCTCGCTCGCCACCCCCGACGCCGTCCGGCGGCTGGTCGACCGCGAACGCGCCGTGCTCATCGCCGAAGGCGCCGACCCGGGCCGGCTCGACGACGCGGTGCGGATCCTGGAGGAGACCGCGCTCGGCGCCGAGCTTCCCGCCTTCCTCACCACCGCCGCCTACGCCCGCCACTTGGTGCGCACCACCGTCCCGGTCGGCACCGGCCCGGACGGAGCGGTCGCATGA